From Toxorhynchites rutilus septentrionalis strain SRP chromosome 2, ASM2978413v1, whole genome shotgun sequence, a single genomic window includes:
- the LOC129768689 gene encoding uncharacterized protein K02A2.6-like translates to MEEQQQASGVNSLGQGQNGHHQQQHPPPQQQLPPHQQQHPLPPQQHPAPLHNQPQLGLPHDALILQILQQLQHQQAITNQLLQQQRESQQQQQQGAFQQQQEIFRSAMQSIQVNVPPNPEIILDSLAANIKEFLYDPETHSTFGSWFARYEDLFAKDAERIDDSAKVRLLLRRLGTQEHYRYVSYILPNTPKNFSFLETVEKLRGLFGTKESAVKKRYSTLTITKSPTEDYVSYACRVNKMCVEFELSKMSEAQFKCLMFVCGLKSERDSEVRMRLLSKIEDSNNATLDTLIDECQRLMNLKSDTAMIENPVPSTVQAIKGNQQHRKTFKKPFDNQRSYQQQQHQQRKSGPASPCWNCGAMHYAKECSFINHKCSSCNQSGHKEGYCSSAKRSAKRRKPYNKQFSTKTVVSVNSVQGKRRFVWVKLNDIPVRLQLDTASDITIVSKQIWERIGRPAAVPTVQSAKTASGEDLRLEFEFSCTVSLNESVSTGHIYVSNNSLNLLGIDFIDKLNLWSLPMNKFCNLVSGEGPIDAASLQRDYPRLFSSTLGLCTKTKVSLALKEACKPVFRPKRPVSYAMLPIVDAELNRLEGLNIISPVDFSEWAAPIVVVRKSNGSIRICGDYSTGLNDRLLPHQYPLPLPQDIFSKLTGCTVFSQIDLSDAFLQMEVDESSRKLLTVNTHRGLYQYNRLPPGVKAAPGAFQQMIDIMLTGLSFTSGYLDDVVVGGRTPEEHQQNLHAVLQRIQEFGFTIRPEKCSFGREQLGYLGLLLDKDGLRPDPNKIKAIQDMPPPRGLTGVRSFLGAVNYYGKFVPNMRSLRYPLDELLKTSSPFKWTKECQKAFDDFKAILSSDLLLAHYDPQREIVVAADASSIGIGATISHKYPDGKMKVIQHASRALTSTEQKYSQPDREGLAIVFAVTKFHKFIFGRRFRLQTDHAPLLRIFGSKKGIPVYTANRLQRWALTLLSYDFSMEYVATDKFGNADVLSRLIDQHIKPDEDFVVACTNLEEDLKSVANSTISQLPLSFRMVEQATNSDPVLRKVYRFIKHGWPKNRAEIKDQELLRYYDRQEALSIVEGSIMFSDRLVIPALYRKRCLNQLHKGHPGVQRMKAIARSFVYWPCMDDEITSYVRACNSCASVARSPPKATPVPWPKPTVPWQRIHVDYAGPLEGEYYLIVVDAYSKWPEILPTKSITAKATINLLRSVFTNKGMPEVLVSDNGTQFTSAEFKEFCVENGVEHMTTAPFHPQSNGQAERFVDTFKRAVRKIQEGEVSIRMALDTFLLTYRTTPNLNTPNGRSPAELMYNRRLRTSLELLRVPHNQA, encoded by the coding sequence ATGGAGGAGCAGCAGCAAGCTTCGGGAGTCAATTCACTCGGACAGGGCCAGAATGGGCATCACCAGCAGCAGCATCCTCCACCGCAGCAACAGCTTCCTCCgcatcaacagcagcatccTTTACCGCCTCAGCAACATCCAGCACCTCTCCACAATCAACCGCAGCTTGGCCTTCCACACGATGCCCTCattctgcaaatattgcagCAACTGCAGCATCAGCAAGCCATAACCAACCAGCTCCTTCAGCAGCAGCGAGAgtcgcaacagcaacaacaacagggAGCTTTCCAGCAGCAGCAGGAAATCTTTCGGAGCGCGATGCAATCCATCCAAGTGAACGTTCCTCCCAATCCGGAAATCATCCTGGACTCGTTGGCTGCAAACATTAAAGAGTTTCTGTACGACCCAGAAACTCATTCCACATTTGGTTCGTGGTTTGCGAGATATGAAGACCTGTTCGCGAAAGATGCGGAACGAATAGACGACAGTGCAAAGGTACGATTGCTTCTCCGTCGGTTGGGAACTCAGGAACATTATCGATATGTCAGCTACATCCTGCCAAACACACCGAAAAATTTCTCGTTTTTGGAAACAGTGGAGAAGTTACGAGGTCTATTCGGTACAAAGGAGTCAGCAGTGAAAAAGCGGTACTCCACACTCACCATCACGAAATCACCCACGGAGGATTATGTGTCGTACGCCTGCCGGGTGAACAAGATGTGTGTGGAATTTGAACTGTCCAAGATGTCAGAAGCACAGTTCAAATGCCTAATGTTTGTTTGTGGCCTTAAATCCGAGCGCGATTCGGAAGTGCGAATGAGACTGCTTTCCAAGATCGAGGATAGCAATAATGCCACCCTGGACACGCTCATCGATGAATGTCAACGGTTGATGAACCTCAAAAGTGATACAGCCATGATTGAGAATCCGGTTCCCTCTACAGTTCAAGCCATCAAGGGAAACCAGCAACACCGGAAGACATTCAAGAAGCCGTTCGACAATCAGCGTAGTTACCAACAGCAACAGCATCAGCAGCGGAAGAGTGGTCCGGCATCACCTTGCTGGAATTGTGGTGCGATGCACTACGCAAAAGAATGTAGCTTCATCAACCACAAGTGCTCGTCCTGCAATCAGTCGGGGCACAAAGAAGGATATTGCTCCAGTGCCAAGAGatcagcgaagagaagaaaaccCTACAATAAGCAGTTTTCCACCAAAACCGTGGTGTCCGTCAACAGTGTGCAAGGCAAGCGGCGTTTCGTTTGGGTGAAGCTGAACGATATTCCGGTTCGTCTTCAATTAGACACAGCATCAGACATCACGATTGTGTCGAAGCAGATATGGGAGAGAATCGGTAGGCCAGCGGCAGTGCCGACAGTTCAAAGTGCCAAAACTGCATCAGGAGAGGACCTTCGTCTCGAATTTGAGTTCTCTTGCACAGTTTCTCTAAACGAGTCCGTGAGTACTGGTCATATTTACGTTTCTAATAACTCCTTGAATCTTCTGGGAATCGATTTTATCGACAAGCTGAACCTCTGGTCTTTACCGATGAACAAATTCTGCAATCTCGTTAGCGGTGAGGGACCAATCGATGCAGCTTCATTGCAGAGGGACTATCCCAGACTATTCAGTTCAACTCTGGGACTCTGCACCAAGACAAAAGTTAGTTTGGCACTCAAGGAGGCATGCAAACCAGTTTTTCGACCTAAACGACCAGTCTCCTATGCGATGCTACCCATCGTCGATGCAGAGCTAAATCGTCTAGAAGGCCTGAACATAATCTCTCCTGTAGATTTCTCGGAGTGGGCGGCTCCAATTGTCGTGGTGAGAAAATCAAATGGTAGTATCCGTATATGTGGCGATTATTCTACCGGTCTAAACGATCGCCTACTACCGCATCAGTACCCGCTACCCTTGCCACAGGACATTTTCTCGAAGTTGACTGGCTGTACAGTTTTCAGCCAGATCGACTTATCAGACGCTTTTCTGCAAATGGAGGTCGACGAAAGCAGTCGGAAACTACTCACCGTTAATACTCATCGGGGCTTGTACCAATATAACAGGCTCCCTCCCGGAGTGAAGGCAGCTCCTGGCGCATTCCAGCAAATGATAGACATCATGTTGACAGGACTTAGCTTCACGTCGGGCTATCTGGATGATGTTGTCGTCGGTGGTAGGACCCCTGAAGAACATCAGCAAAACTTGCACGCAGTACTTCAGCGCATTCAAGAATTCGGGTTTACGATTCGACCAGAAAAGTGCTCTTTTGGACGGGAACAACTCGGATATTTGGGCCTTTTGCTCGATAAAGACGGACTTCGCCCGGATCCGAATAAAATCAAGGCAATCCAGGACATGCCTCCTCCTCGCGGTCTGACCGGTGTCCGTTCATTCCTGGGAGCCGTGAATTATTACGGCAAGTTTGTCCCGAATATGCGCTCACTGAGATACCCGTTAGACGAACTCCTCAAGACATCGTCACCCTTCAAGTGGACAAAAGAGTGTCAAAAGGCTTTCGACGACTTTAAAGCGATTCTGTCTTCTGATCTTCTGTTGGCACACTATGATCCACAACGAGAAATTGTTGTAGCAGCTGATGCATCATCAATCGGCATCGGAGCTACTATCAGCCACAAGTACCCGGATGGCAAAATGAAGGTGATACAGCATGCTTCGCGAGCACTAACATCCACcgaacaaaagtactcgcaaccAGACCGTGAAGGATTAGCAATTGTATTTGCGGTAACTAAGTTTCACaaattcatcttcggcagaCGGTTTCGTCTACAAACGGATCATGCTCCACTATTGCGGATCTTCGGATCAAAGAAGGGTATACCGGTGTATACAGCTAATCGCCTCCAACGCTGGGCCCTTACACTGTTGTCCTATGACTTCTCAATGGAATATGTCGCAACGGATAAATTCGGGAATGCGGATGTATTGTCGCGTTTAATTGATCAGCACATCAAACCCGATGAAGATTTTGTAGTAGCCTGCACAAACCTCGAAGAAGACCTAAAATCTGTAGCCAACAGCACAATCAGTCAGCTTCCACTCAGTTTTCGGATGGTGGAGCAAGCCACAAATTCCGATCCAGTTCTTCGGAAAGTCTACCGTTTCATCAAACACGGATGGCCGAAAAATCGTGCCGAAATCAAGGACCAAGAGTTATTGCGCTACTACGACCGCCAGGAAGCGCTGTCCATCGTCGAAGGTAGTATTATGTTCAGCGACAGGTTGGTTATACCAGCACTCTACAGAAAGCGATGCCTGAATCAACTGCATAAGGGACATCCAGGAGTCCAACGGATGAAGGCCATCGCGCGCAGCTTTGTCTACTGGCCTTGTATGGACGACGAAATCACTAGCTACGTTCGAGCTTGTAACAGTTGCGCCTCCGTAGCAAGATCTCCGCCAAAAGCAACACCAGTGCCATGGCCAAAGCCCACGGTTCCATGGCAGAGAATTCACGTCGATTATGCTGGCCCACTGGAGGGCGAGTACTATCTCATCGTAGTGGATGCATATAGTAAATGGCCGGAAATTCTTCCGACTAAGTCCATCACAGCGAAGGCTACAATTAACCTGCTACGAAGTGTGTTCACCAACAAGGGGATGCCAGAAGTCTTAGTGTCCGATAATGGCACGCAGTTCACAAGCGCCGAATTCAAGGAGTTCTGCGTTGAAAATGGAGTGGAACACATGACAACAGCACCATTCCACCCACAATCCAACGGCCAAGCCGAAAGATTTGTGGACACCTTTAAGCGGGCGGTCAGGAAAATTCAGGAGGGAGAAGTTTCCATCAGAATGGCATTGGATACATTCCTACTTACCTACAGAACCACGCCAAATCTGAATACGCCAAATGGAAGATCACCTGCGGAGCTGATGTACAATCGTCGACTCAGAACATCTTTGGAACTTCTACGTGTACCGCACAACCAAGCATAA